The following are encoded together in the Arcticibacterium luteifluviistationis genome:
- a CDS encoding SusC/RagA family TonB-linked outer membrane protein, translated as MKLTFLQKKRSLLKQTVLLILALGISTLSHAIDRKVSGTVSASEDGTPMVGVSVTVKGSTNGTITDINGKYNLNTPDNGTLVFSFIGYTTKEVAIGNQTLIDISLDTDSEALDEIIVVGYGTQKKSHSTGAISRVVNDDLDQIAVARVDDALVGQVSGVNIQATDGEAGAAPTITIRGVGSLSGDSQPLVVVDGVIVSSDFLGSLNMNDIASFEVLKDAASSSIYGSKGANGIIMITTKSGGDGKPTISYNAFTGVKEARHSDAYTFSIAETAAAELAANGVVSDQTKYKQAIGVDRSWQDVIFDGGNINSHALSFRGGNKATSFSVGFNYLNDEGVLLTDNFTKYAINLKLDTKINDKISFGANLSPSKTVRRRFDGSTHDILRQTNWLPVYHDASTIGFVDRNVYPDVQIGDYAVQRHFDNYDFNGDGGQVDISNTSNTNPAAKVLEKERYDNKFKIFGSIYGDYKITDHLSFRTTFSSSFQDTRRSRWEGSLSSRNGASDASMSEGVESELYLISDNFLSYNNTFGKSDVSGVLGFVGENRNFFVSSMSGSGYSNDLVKNISNATVINSATAFDWKKTGMSFVSRINYAYDDRFLASVSLRRDGSSIFGQDYKFGNFPAASIGWNLANEDFLKRSKIISNLKFRASFGVTGNDFLNTGSVDSDRSTGGSISTGNVLVDYYPSLALLGATTAIVDGAIVGGFNPANIANAELQWERLVEFNPGLDFGLFNNRVTGSIDYYQRNSSQLLLNNPVSVTTGFNSALVNLGKVKNEGLEFELRTRNFVGNKFKWSTTVIATTNKNTLVDFADSDGQITSVDSKRASEWINLVGQPISTFYGYVVDKDIPLEYLKNAYHPVGGEAQDVYVKDLNNDGVINDDDKRALGDPYPDFIWSLTNSFNYGNFDFSFMLQGSHGAKVRNMGDQYLFNQFNSRQDFEPETTPNQEFIQQKIFTDDIVQDASYVALRNVNIGYTLPASLLTKFKINTLRVYVSGQNLFYKTASDYTGFNPESIDRTGPTTYGYQRAGSPIYSTKSIGLSLNF; from the coding sequence ATGAAATTAACATTTCTACAAAAGAAAAGGAGCCTTTTAAAGCAGACGGTCCTGCTCATACTGGCTCTTGGGATCTCGACCCTATCGCATGCGATTGACCGAAAGGTATCAGGAACAGTATCGGCTTCAGAAGATGGCACCCCTATGGTAGGTGTAAGTGTAACAGTAAAAGGTTCTACTAATGGAACCATTACAGACATTAATGGTAAATACAACCTTAACACTCCTGACAATGGAACCTTAGTTTTTAGTTTCATTGGTTATACAACCAAAGAAGTAGCAATTGGAAATCAAACTTTGATTGACATCAGTTTAGATACTGATTCGGAAGCTCTAGATGAAATTATAGTGGTAGGTTATGGTACTCAGAAAAAGAGCCATTCAACAGGTGCTATTTCTAGGGTTGTAAACGACGACCTTGACCAAATTGCAGTAGCAAGAGTAGACGACGCCTTAGTAGGTCAAGTATCTGGTGTAAATATTCAAGCAACAGATGGCGAAGCAGGTGCAGCTCCTACCATTACCATTAGAGGTGTAGGTTCTCTTTCTGGAGATTCTCAGCCATTAGTTGTTGTTGATGGTGTAATTGTAAGCTCTGACTTCTTAGGTTCATTAAATATGAATGATATAGCGTCTTTTGAAGTACTTAAAGATGCTGCTTCTTCTTCTATTTATGGTTCTAAAGGTGCTAATGGTATCATAATGATTACCACTAAGTCTGGTGGTGATGGTAAACCAACTATCAGTTATAACGCCTTTACTGGTGTGAAAGAGGCAAGACATAGTGATGCATACACGTTTTCTATAGCTGAAACTGCTGCTGCAGAATTAGCGGCAAATGGTGTAGTTTCTGATCAAACTAAATACAAGCAAGCAATTGGTGTTGATAGGTCATGGCAAGATGTCATTTTTGATGGTGGTAACATTAACAGTCATGCATTAAGCTTTAGAGGTGGTAATAAAGCAACGAGCTTTAGTGTCGGATTTAACTACTTAAATGACGAAGGTGTTTTACTTACAGATAATTTCACTAAGTATGCGATAAACTTAAAGTTAGACACAAAAATTAATGATAAAATATCTTTTGGTGCTAACCTATCCCCTTCAAAAACTGTAAGGAGAAGATTTGATGGTTCTACACACGATATTCTAAGACAAACTAACTGGTTGCCTGTTTATCATGATGCTAGTACAATTGGTTTTGTAGACAGAAATGTTTACCCAGATGTTCAAATAGGAGATTACGCTGTTCAGCGTCACTTCGATAATTATGATTTCAACGGAGACGGTGGGCAAGTAGATATCTCTAATACTTCTAATACTAATCCAGCCGCGAAAGTTTTAGAAAAAGAAAGATATGACAACAAATTCAAAATCTTTGGAAGTATTTATGGAGACTATAAGATCACAGACCATTTAAGCTTCAGAACAACTTTCTCTAGTTCTTTTCAAGATACAAGGAGATCAAGATGGGAAGGCTCACTTTCAAGTAGAAACGGTGCATCTGATGCAAGTATGAGCGAAGGTGTTGAAAGTGAATTATATTTAATTTCTGACAACTTTCTATCTTACAATAATACATTTGGTAAGAGTGATGTGAGTGGTGTATTGGGTTTTGTAGGTGAAAATAGAAACTTCTTTGTTTCTTCTATGAGTGGTAGTGGATATAGCAATGACTTAGTTAAAAACATATCAAACGCTACAGTTATCAATAGTGCTACTGCCTTTGATTGGAAAAAAACAGGAATGTCTTTTGTCTCTAGAATTAACTATGCTTATGACGATAGATTCTTAGCATCTGTAAGTTTAAGAAGAGACGGTAGCTCTATTTTTGGTCAAGACTACAAATTTGGTAATTTCCCAGCAGCCTCTATAGGTTGGAACTTGGCGAACGAAGATTTCTTAAAAAGAAGTAAGATTATTTCAAATTTAAAATTCAGAGCAAGTTTTGGTGTTACGGGTAATGACTTCCTTAATACAGGTAGTGTAGATTCAGATCGTAGTACTGGAGGTAGCATAAGTACAGGTAATGTCTTAGTAGATTACTATCCTTCTTTAGCTCTATTAGGTGCCACTACTGCAATAGTTGACGGTGCCATAGTTGGAGGATTTAATCCAGCGAACATTGCAAATGCTGAACTTCAATGGGAGCGTTTAGTTGAGTTCAACCCTGGTCTTGATTTCGGTTTGTTTAACAATAGAGTGACAGGTTCGATTGATTATTACCAAAGAAACAGTAGCCAATTATTATTGAACAACCCTGTTTCAGTTACTACTGGTTTTAATTCAGCTCTTGTAAACTTAGGAAAAGTTAAAAACGAAGGTTTAGAGTTTGAACTAAGAACAAGGAACTTTGTCGGTAATAAATTTAAATGGAGTACTACTGTAATAGCGACAACAAACAAAAACACTTTAGTAGATTTTGCAGACTCTGATGGTCAAATTACTTCAGTAGACAGCAAAAGAGCATCTGAATGGATAAACCTTGTAGGTCAGCCAATTTCAACGTTTTACGGTTATGTAGTTGATAAAGATATTCCATTAGAGTACTTAAAGAATGCTTATCACCCAGTTGGTGGCGAAGCTCAAGACGTATATGTAAAAGACCTAAATAATGACGGAGTTATTAATGATGATGATAAAAGGGCATTAGGTGATCCTTATCCTGACTTCATTTGGAGTTTAACTAATAGTTTCAACTATGGTAACTTTGACTTTAGTTTCATGTTACAAGGCTCACATGGTGCTAAAGTTAGAAACATGGGTGACCAGTACCTTTTCAATCAGTTTAATAGCCGTCAAGACTTTGAGCCGGAGACTACGCCGAATCAAGAGTTTATCCAGCAAAAAATCTTTACAGATGATATTGTTCAAGATGCTTCTTATGTAGCACTTAGAAATGTAAACATTGGGTACACTTTACCAGCTAGCTTATTAACCAAATTCAAAATCAATACTTTAAGAGTTTACGTGTCAGGACAGAATTTATTCTATAAAACTGCGTCAGATTACACAGGCTTTAACCCTGAGTCTATAGACAGAACTGGCCCTACCACTTATGGTTACCAGAGAGCAGGTTCTCCAATTTACAGTACTAAGTCTATAGGTTTAAGTCTAAACTTTTAA
- a CDS encoding RagB/SusD family nutrient uptake outer membrane protein, whose protein sequence is MKRMNYMIAALVGTVLLSCDSSYLEPAPTSGITSGNFYTNAAEVETAVINMYDGIQGTNSTSSNDNHGVMYEFYVTEMRSDNTKTKSFEGEQAQFEDFSITPNNGVITDYYASFYNVIARANVVLENLDAVADAGTKAAFESEAKFIRAYAYFNLVRLYGDIPLIDKTISPLDKEIQFTRASTSSIYSLIVSDLTTAVAGLNNTYRTRASKAAAQALLAKVYLTQGSNYSEAKTLLESVMSSGYSLESNFKDIFYKEDNNEVIFGIGYASDLSSDSQNFSGEMLNAVGRTTGVNYVTAEAKAAIDAGGGNRAMYSYRQDKLQNEFNQVVKYLPNGDEDLGIAATSSNATLAGNDWIVLRYADVLLMHAEAIMAGGAETSDASAIASFQAVRNRAGLTDAVTSISKADLLAERRVELAFENHRFFDLVRFNEAESVLTKYSADNGYSFSATDLLLPIPQREINLSQGVLSQNPGY, encoded by the coding sequence ATGAAACGAATGAATTATATGATAGCTGCACTTGTGGGAACAGTATTGCTTTCTTGCGATAGTTCTTACCTAGAGCCAGCTCCTACTTCAGGAATTACGTCGGGTAATTTTTATACCAACGCAGCTGAAGTTGAAACAGCAGTCATTAACATGTATGATGGTATCCAAGGTACCAACTCTACAAGCAGTAATGATAACCACGGTGTTATGTATGAATTTTACGTAACAGAAATGCGAAGTGACAACACCAAGACTAAGTCTTTTGAAGGTGAGCAAGCACAGTTTGAGGACTTCTCAATCACGCCAAATAATGGAGTAATAACAGACTACTATGCTAGTTTTTACAATGTAATTGCAAGAGCTAACGTGGTTTTGGAAAATTTAGATGCAGTAGCAGATGCTGGAACTAAAGCTGCTTTTGAAAGTGAGGCTAAGTTTATTAGAGCTTATGCTTATTTTAACTTGGTTCGTCTTTATGGTGATATTCCTTTAATTGACAAGACGATTTCACCTTTAGATAAAGAGATACAATTCACAAGAGCTTCTACTTCTTCTATATATAGCTTAATTGTAAGTGACCTGACAACTGCTGTTGCTGGTTTAAATAACACGTACAGAACAAGGGCGTCAAAAGCTGCTGCACAGGCTCTTTTAGCAAAAGTATATTTAACGCAAGGAAGCAACTATTCAGAGGCAAAAACTTTGTTAGAATCTGTAATGTCTTCTGGTTACTCTCTTGAGTCTAACTTTAAAGATATATTCTATAAAGAAGACAATAACGAAGTAATTTTCGGAATCGGATATGCTTCCGACTTATCTTCTGATAGTCAAAACTTTTCGGGTGAAATGTTAAATGCTGTAGGTAGAACTACCGGAGTTAATTATGTTACTGCAGAAGCTAAAGCTGCAATAGATGCTGGTGGTGGAAACAGAGCTATGTACTCTTACAGACAAGATAAATTACAGAACGAATTTAACCAGGTGGTTAAGTATTTGCCAAATGGTGATGAAGATCTTGGAATAGCGGCTACTTCTTCAAACGCTACTCTTGCAGGTAATGACTGGATTGTTCTAAGATATGCTGACGTGTTATTAATGCATGCTGAAGCTATTATGGCAGGTGGTGCAGAAACTTCTGATGCTAGTGCAATTGCCTCTTTTCAAGCTGTTAGAAACAGAGCAGGTTTGACAGATGCTGTTACATCTATCTCTAAAGCTGACCTTTTAGCTGAAAGACGCGTTGAGTTAGCTTTTGAAAATCATAGGTTTTTTGACCTAGTTCGTTTTAATGAGGCAGAAAGTGTACTAACTAAGTACTCTGCTGATAATGGATATAGTTTCTCCGCTACAGACTTACTATTACCTATTCCTCAAAGAGAAATCAATCTTAGTCAAGGTGTTTTGAGTCAAAACCCAGGATACTAA
- a CDS encoding chondroitinase-B domain-containing protein, whose amino-acid sequence MKKIIIFLLFISLSSFGAEKLVSSNSELKEAIKMAKPGDIIIMANGVWKNTEILFSAKGTKSQPITLKAQEKGKVTLEESSNLRISGEYLIVKGLVFKNGFSPTSEVISFRKDSKTLANNSRLTEVVIDNFNGPERYDVQAWTILYGKNNRVDHCSFINKRTQGVTLIVRLNTAESVENNHQIDHNYFGPRQNLGSNGGETLRIGTSHFSMMNSKSIVEYNYFDRCDGEHEIISNKSGQNTYRFNTFFECKGTLTMRHGNETHVEGNVFFGNGVSNTGGIRVINEKQTVINNYCEGLTGNRFRGALTVMNGVPNSPLNRYVSVKESKIEGNSLINCDHIELCAGSDSERSAIPQTTSLSRNLFVSNSPKMFGIFDDISGLSFDKNIISGAIESPSKKGFTSKDIKLIRNEKGLLIPQGKELGAGAQIANFANRENTGVTWYTSLTVDTPFDSGNKIEVNSGLNTLYEAINNSKPGDILILTDGTYSTSKSIEIPHTLSIISNNKAKLLFETKALFTIVNGGSLKIKGLHIDGEEAPDGPLNSVITTSKYSMNKNYKLFIEDCDFINLDVNNYFNVLRVAPSTFADTVSIKNSTFENISGAVLALNRESDDIGIYNAETVLIENCSFKNIEGAALDLYRGGTDESTTAGFLNVAHCYFENVGLSKKNKKGTSVSLLGVQNANIENSIFKATAPLDFILTVGEPINIIHHCQIEDSQILNIEGEGFENHNNSSEIKIGDDNKPVGLLK is encoded by the coding sequence ATGAAAAAAATAATAATATTTCTACTTTTCATATCCTTAAGCTCATTTGGGGCGGAGAAACTTGTTTCTTCAAACTCGGAGCTAAAAGAGGCCATAAAAATGGCTAAGCCAGGAGACATTATCATAATGGCTAATGGAGTTTGGAAAAATACTGAAATTCTGTTTTCGGCAAAAGGTACTAAATCACAACCAATAACATTAAAAGCACAAGAAAAGGGAAAAGTAACCCTAGAAGAAAGTTCTAACTTAAGAATTTCAGGAGAATACCTAATAGTTAAAGGTCTCGTTTTTAAAAATGGCTTCTCTCCTACTTCTGAAGTAATCTCGTTTAGAAAGGATTCGAAAACTTTAGCTAATAATTCTCGTCTTACAGAAGTGGTAATTGACAACTTCAATGGCCCTGAAAGGTATGATGTACAGGCATGGACTATACTTTATGGTAAAAACAACAGAGTAGACCATTGTAGTTTTATAAACAAAAGAACTCAGGGTGTAACACTAATCGTAAGATTAAACACAGCTGAAAGCGTTGAAAATAACCATCAAATTGACCATAATTATTTTGGACCTCGTCAAAACCTAGGTTCCAATGGTGGTGAAACATTGAGAATAGGAACTAGCCACTTTTCTATGATGAATTCGAAGTCAATTGTAGAATACAATTACTTTGACAGATGTGATGGCGAGCATGAAATTATCTCAAACAAATCTGGTCAGAACACATACCGATTTAACACTTTCTTTGAATGTAAAGGAACCTTAACCATGCGTCATGGCAATGAAACTCATGTAGAAGGAAATGTATTTTTCGGAAACGGCGTATCTAACACTGGTGGTATTCGTGTCATTAATGAGAAGCAAACAGTAATTAACAACTATTGTGAAGGATTAACAGGAAATAGATTTAGAGGAGCATTAACAGTTATGAATGGAGTGCCAAATTCTCCCCTTAACAGATATGTCTCTGTCAAAGAGTCTAAAATAGAAGGCAATAGTCTAATCAATTGTGATCATATTGAGCTTTGTGCCGGAAGTGATTCAGAACGAAGTGCCATACCTCAAACCACAAGCTTATCGAGAAATCTATTTGTTTCCAACTCACCAAAAATGTTCGGTATTTTTGATGATATTTCTGGACTAAGCTTTGATAAGAATATTATCTCAGGTGCAATAGAATCTCCTTCAAAAAAGGGTTTCACTAGTAAGGATATCAAGTTAATAAGAAATGAAAAAGGACTTTTGATACCCCAAGGAAAAGAGTTAGGTGCTGGTGCACAAATAGCTAATTTCGCAAACAGAGAAAATACTGGAGTAACTTGGTATACGTCTTTGACTGTTGATACTCCTTTTGACTCTGGTAATAAAATAGAAGTTAATTCAGGTTTAAACACCCTGTATGAAGCCATAAATAATTCAAAACCTGGCGATATTCTTATCTTAACTGATGGAACTTACAGTACTTCTAAATCAATTGAAATACCCCATACGCTCAGTATTATTTCTAACAATAAGGCCAAACTTCTTTTTGAAACCAAAGCTCTTTTTACCATAGTAAATGGTGGAAGTTTAAAAATTAAAGGTTTGCATATTGATGGTGAAGAAGCACCAGACGGACCATTAAATTCTGTAATTACCACCAGCAAGTATTCTATGAACAAAAATTACAAACTTTTTATAGAAGATTGTGATTTCATAAACTTGGATGTTAATAATTACTTCAATGTACTACGTGTAGCTCCTTCTACTTTTGCAGACACCGTATCTATCAAAAACTCGACATTTGAAAATATTTCGGGGGCAGTTCTTGCTTTGAATAGAGAATCAGATGATATAGGAATTTACAATGCTGAAACTGTACTCATTGAAAACTGCAGCTTTAAAAACATTGAAGGAGCAGCCCTAGACTTATATCGCGGTGGTACGGATGAAAGCACCACAGCCGGTTTTTTAAATGTGGCTCATTGCTATTTCGAAAATGTTGGCCTGTCAAAAAAAAACAAGAAAGGAACATCGGTCAGCTTATTGGGTGTACAAAATGCAAACATAGAAAATAGCATTTTTAAGGCCACCGCCCCTTTAGATTTTATACTTACAGTAGGAGAGCCTATCAATATCATTCATCACTGTCAAATAGAAGATTCGCAGATTCTAAACATTGAAGGAGAAGGTTTTGAGAACCATAATAACTCAAGTGAAATTAAAATAGGAGATGATAACAAACCTGTAGGTCTATTAAAATGA
- a CDS encoding heparinase II/III domain-containing protein has product MNKNIIYVFLLFLAVTLKTIGQNHEHIIINKEQLSYIKENLGQAPLFDQTLAKVRAKLDAEIAAGFDVPIPKDLAGGYTHETHRKNYLLMEQAGSVYRITGDEKYAIFIKEMLFKYAELYPTLDLHPATRSYSRGKLFWQCLNDANWLVSVSQAYDSIYEWLNNRERKLIEAQLLKPFAEFLSTGNPQFFNRIHNHSTWACAAVGLTGLAIGDEQLVKNALYGLEEDGLSAKAHDNDGALIKSDTKGFLAQIDGLFSPDGLYSEGPYYHRYAIYPFLLFAVGLENAKPELEIFKYRDGSLLKSVNTLLAESNEKGDFFPLNDAQKGMSIYNSSLISAVDIAYYYGGRNPSLLSIAKTQDAVNLDATGMAVGLDLPKAEPLVRKSMVIKDGANGDLGALGILRSGDGKELIFKFGSQGMGHGHFDKLSYSFYNKGFEVVQDYGMARFVNIEQKGGGGYLKENTTFAKQTIGHNTLVINETSHFNGNTDIAELHAPYLNFKDISNTNIQVISASDTNAYEKIKMTRTLFMLDDSFFDNALTIDLFKVNSEKPNQYDLPLYYQGQWISTNFEYQIPDNLGKLGSANGYQHIWKEAESTLDGSNMQFTWLNQGKFYTYTAASHQGDELIAGRLGATDSNFNLRRDPMLIQRRKNATTTSFASITETHGAYSPVDEKAINPYSKIKSINIELDNEEFTVLRIKTDDKEGVLAIANKDFDSKHLVNFKGTNLKWEGPYYFNLMENKQ; this is encoded by the coding sequence ATGAACAAAAATATTATTTACGTATTTCTTCTTTTCTTAGCTGTCACCTTAAAAACTATTGGTCAAAATCATGAACACATCATTATTAACAAGGAGCAGTTATCGTATATAAAAGAGAATTTGGGTCAAGCTCCATTGTTTGACCAAACTTTAGCAAAAGTAAGAGCCAAACTTGATGCAGAAATTGCTGCGGGGTTTGATGTTCCAATTCCTAAAGATTTAGCTGGTGGTTACACACACGAAACACACCGAAAAAATTATCTGCTTATGGAGCAAGCAGGTTCTGTGTATAGAATTACGGGAGATGAGAAATACGCAATCTTTATTAAAGAGATGCTATTTAAGTATGCCGAACTATACCCCACTCTTGACTTACACCCTGCCACAAGGTCCTACTCCAGAGGAAAACTTTTTTGGCAATGTCTTAATGACGCTAACTGGTTAGTAAGCGTAAGTCAAGCCTATGATAGCATTTACGAATGGTTGAATAATAGAGAAAGGAAGCTAATTGAAGCACAACTTTTAAAACCTTTTGCGGAGTTTCTTTCCACAGGAAACCCGCAATTTTTTAACCGAATTCATAACCATAGCACTTGGGCTTGTGCGGCCGTAGGTCTCACAGGTCTTGCTATTGGTGATGAACAATTAGTAAAAAATGCTCTTTATGGTTTAGAAGAAGACGGTTTAAGTGCTAAAGCTCATGACAATGATGGGGCACTAATCAAATCTGACACTAAAGGTTTTTTAGCTCAAATTGATGGTTTATTTTCACCAGATGGCTTGTACTCAGAAGGGCCTTACTATCATCGTTACGCCATTTATCCATTTTTGTTATTCGCGGTTGGGCTTGAAAATGCAAAACCAGAGCTAGAAATCTTCAAATACAGAGACGGTTCTTTATTAAAATCCGTCAACACACTCTTGGCTGAAAGTAATGAAAAAGGTGATTTTTTCCCTTTAAACGATGCTCAGAAAGGGATGTCGATTTATAACTCTTCTTTAATATCAGCAGTTGACATTGCTTATTATTACGGTGGCCGAAACCCTAGTTTACTCTCTATTGCTAAAACACAAGATGCTGTAAATCTTGACGCCACAGGAATGGCGGTAGGTTTAGACCTTCCGAAAGCAGAACCATTGGTACGTAAATCAATGGTTATTAAAGATGGTGCAAATGGCGATTTGGGAGCCTTAGGGATATTAAGATCAGGTGATGGAAAAGAATTGATTTTCAAGTTTGGCTCGCAAGGCATGGGACATGGTCATTTTGACAAACTCTCTTACTCTTTCTATAATAAAGGATTTGAGGTTGTCCAAGACTATGGAATGGCTCGTTTTGTAAATATTGAACAAAAAGGCGGTGGCGGTTACCTTAAAGAAAACACAACATTTGCAAAGCAAACGATTGGACACAATACACTTGTCATTAACGAGACGTCGCACTTTAACGGAAATACAGACATAGCCGAATTGCACGCCCCCTATCTTAATTTTAAAGATATTTCAAATACGAACATTCAAGTAATCTCAGCATCTGACACCAATGCCTATGAAAAAATTAAAATGACCAGAACGCTATTTATGCTGGATGATTCATTTTTTGACAATGCTCTTACCATAGACTTATTCAAAGTAAACAGTGAGAAGCCAAATCAATATGACCTACCACTTTATTATCAAGGCCAATGGATCTCTACTAATTTTGAATACCAAATTCCAGATAACTTAGGAAAGTTAGGTTCTGCCAATGGGTATCAACATATTTGGAAAGAAGCAGAATCTACTTTAGATGGCTCAAATATGCAATTCACTTGGTTAAACCAAGGTAAGTTTTATACGTATACTGCTGCCAGTCACCAGGGTGATGAACTTATAGCCGGAAGATTAGGTGCTACTGACTCAAATTTCAATTTGAGAAGGGACCCTATGTTAATTCAAAGGAGAAAAAACGCTACAACGACTTCTTTTGCTAGTATTACAGAAACACATGGTGCATATTCTCCAGTAGACGAAAAAGCAATAAATCCTTATAGTAAAATAAAGTCTATTAACATAGAACTAGACAATGAGGAATTCACTGTATTGAGAATCAAGACTGATGATAAAGAAGGTGTTCTGGCAATTGCCAACAAAGATTTTGACAGTAAGCATTTAGTCAATTTTAAAGGGACTAACCTTAAATGGGAAGGACCTTATTACTTTAATTTAATGGAAAATAAACAATGA
- a CDS encoding SDR family NAD(P)-dependent oxidoreductase, with translation MTNLKGKVAIVTGGGRDIGKMTSIKLASMGAKVVVNYFGGKDAAEQTLKEIKALGGEAILFQGDMTKPAQVENLLKSTIAAFGSEINILVNNAGGLIARKTLAEMDEDFINSVFRLNFNTTFLVTKAVVPHMPKGSSIINLASQAGRDGGGGGSAAYSSSKGAVMTFSRAMAKELGPQGIRVNSLCPGMIATTFHDTFTKDEIRTKVAAGTPLRREGRPEEVADLIAYLATDQSSFITGNNIDINGGLAFS, from the coding sequence ATGACAAACTTAAAAGGCAAAGTAGCGATTGTTACTGGGGGGGGGAGAGATATCGGTAAGATGACATCGATAAAGTTAGCTTCTATGGGAGCTAAGGTGGTAGTGAATTACTTTGGCGGAAAAGATGCAGCAGAGCAAACTTTGAAGGAAATTAAAGCCCTAGGCGGAGAAGCTATATTATTTCAGGGCGACATGACTAAACCTGCACAGGTTGAAAATCTGTTAAAGTCTACAATTGCAGCTTTCGGTTCTGAAATCAATATTTTAGTAAACAATGCTGGTGGCTTAATTGCACGAAAAACATTGGCAGAAATGGACGAAGATTTCATCAACTCAGTTTTTAGATTAAACTTCAATACTACATTCTTAGTAACTAAGGCAGTTGTTCCGCATATGCCTAAAGGTTCTTCCATCATCAATTTAGCATCTCAGGCAGGAAGAGACGGCGGCGGCGGCGGGTCCGCAGCCTATTCATCTTCAAAAGGAGCAGTAATGACTTTCTCCCGTGCCATGGCCAAAGAATTAGGGCCACAAGGTATCAGAGTTAACTCATTATGCCCTGGAATGATTGCAACGACTTTTCATGACACTTTCACTAAAGATGAAATTAGAACTAAAGTAGCCGCTGGCACTCCTTTAAGACGAGAAGGAAGACCTGAAGAAGTAGCCGACTTAATAGCATATTTAGCCACAGACCAATCTTCTTTTATAACCGGAAATAATATTGACATAAACGGAGGCCTAGCCTTTTCATAA
- a CDS encoding cupin domain-containing protein, whose translation MIENLQQAFVKDDSMEWEVLNDMVKRKIMAYDPSLMLVKVYFKKGGIGPIHDHFHSQTSYVVSGAFEVTIDDKTTLLKKGDVFYIKPHAPHGAVCVEEGELLDFFSPVREDFL comes from the coding sequence ATGATAGAGAATTTACAGCAAGCATTTGTAAAAGATGATTCCATGGAATGGGAAGTTTTAAACGACATGGTTAAAAGAAAAATCATGGCCTATGACCCGAGTCTAATGTTAGTGAAAGTTTATTTCAAAAAAGGTGGAATCGGTCCTATTCATGACCATTTCCATAGCCAAACTTCTTATGTAGTAAGTGGGGCTTTTGAAGTAACTATAGATGATAAAACAACACTTTTAAAGAAGGGCGACGTCTTTTATATCAAACCTCATGCTCCGCATGGTGCAGTTTGTGTAGAAGAAGGCGAATTGCTTGACTTTTTCTCACCGGTAAGAGAGGATTTTTTATAA